The genome window ATGTAAAAACATAGGTCGCAAAACCTATGATAATAGGATATAAAATAGTAAGTAAAACAACTTTTCTACCAAAGAAACCAGCTATAAATTCAACAACAGAAGTAAATACAAATCCTATAAAACTTATCAAAGCTTGAATAACTGCAACCATTTCAATCTCCTAGAATGTAGCCAGTAGCATTATTAATATTTTTATGAAAAATATCACGCTAAGCGATAAAATAGATAAAAAGATTATTGAATAAACCAAGCCATTTACGGAATACAAAGGCGTACATAAATCGATTGAAAAATTAATCGGATAAGGGCTACTATATGAAAAATCCAAAGGACAAGTAGTAACAGTAGTAGCAGAGATACTACCAAAAGGCTTAAGAGAATCTTTAACGGAATTAACGCTATTTTCTAAATTTGTTAACATTTCATCTAAAGAGTTGCCAAGCTCAAAAAAGCTATCAAATATACCATCAAATACGCCACCTAAACCACCAAGAGCGCCTTCAACGGCTTCTTTATCTGTGTTGCCTATACCTTCACCTTCCGAATCTCCGCCTTGATCTGCTCCATTGCCATCAGTGCCATCAGTGCCAACGCCACCCGAACCGCTACCGCCATCTGGCTTATTACCGCTAGTAGAGTTAGAATCGCTTGAGCCATTACCGCCAACAGTCGTTTCGGCTTGAGTAAAGCCCTCACCATCATTATCACCACTATTTGAACCGCTTGAACTTCCGCCAGTTATCTCAGTGCTTGAACCGCTTGAGATTCCGCTATTTCCTTGATTTGTTGTAGAGCCATTCTCTTGATTATCAGTAGAGCCACCGCTAGGCTTATCAGTGTTATTATCTTTATTATCGACTTCAGGAGCCTTTTTAAATAAATCATCTGGCAATTGAATCATATTGCTATAATTAGCACAATAATACATTATAGAACTAGTGCCAGGAGCATAAGGATCAGCACCGGTAATAGTAAAACTTGAGCCTTTAAATTCACAATAGGCTTTTGCGATATCATAATTGCTAATAGCGCCAGTAACAACTAAACATTTGCCATCATCGAATTGAAATTTAAATTCTGAATCGCTAACATCATAATCAGTACAATCATTAACACATAAACCAGTATTAGGATTAAATTTACTACCTACAGGACAAGTATATCTAATTGAATTTTCAGTAATAGAAAAAGAGTATTTTGCGCTTGTAAAAAAATTATCAACACCATCAAAAAATCCACTATCATTAATAGACTCTTCCACTTTATAAGGATAAAAATAGATGAATTTTCTCAAATCATAATTATAATAAATATTATCAGAAACAGCTAAAACAACTTTATAATTCAAATTATCGTAATAAAGATACTCGGCCATTAATTCATCGCAATCTTGACCACACTCAGGTTCTAGATAAAATTCATAATAAGGATCACGATGATTAGCCCTACCCCAAACAGCAGCATAAGAATTATTTATATAAGTAGAATCAAAATAAGCCCTATTAATTGAATCTAGCATAGAATATGATTCAAAATTAGAATCAGAGCCTAGCACAATTACCCCATAACTATTTTCATCTACAATACAAGGAGAGCTTTTACTAGTAAAAACATTATAACAACTCGAATAAACTTTATCATTAAATATAAGATCATTCTTATAATAAGTAGCATCATAATCTCCATCAGTTACAACGCTAGTATTATAATTAGTATATAGAGAATAATCATATCCATCATCCTTTATAGGATTAAAGGAATCACTAGTTACAACATTATAAGAATAAGAGTATAAATTTGTCAGTAACAACAATAATAAATATATATATCTCATCGTAACGACTTATTAGCTATTAATACAAATGCAAGTAAAAACGGAACGGCAGTAATCGTAAAATAGAAAAATATAGAAAAAAAATAATCAAATGAAGCAGAGCCAGTAATTGTTAAAATATCCATATTAAGCCCTTAAATTAGAGATAACAAACAAAGTAATCAAGAAAATTGAAAAACCGCACAATATGCCAGTAAAACCCATTAGAAAATTATAATCATCGAAAGCTAAGCCAGTGATATGCCCAGTCATCATTTTTATTCCTTATCAAATACTTTAAAAACATATAGAAGCGATTTAACAGCAAACAAAGCCACAAGAATAACACCAAAAAAGGAACTTTCAAACAAAATCAAATTTTGAATATCTATATCCATAAAGCCACCAAAACAATCTTAAACAGCGCTCTAAAAAGACAACTTAGCCCAGTTAAATATTTTATTCGCGCTGCACCACAAAAAATGCGGAGCGTTCTTAAAATTTCAAGAAAGCTAAACGCATTTTTTGTGGCTTAAGAAAATAAATCCATAGGATTTAATTAAGCACCTGAAAACATTCTGATAACTCTTTTTAAGCCCCAGATTGTAGCAATTGCAGTTAAAACAAGAGCAAAAGCACCATAGACTATACTTAAATCAATACTACCGCTAATAGCACCAGTAGATGAATCAACTGTAATCGCAGCGTTAGCAAGCGAAGCCATAGACATTAAGCCAAAAGCGCCAATAGAAGCTTTAGTAAGCAATCCTTTTTTCATCTGAACTCCTTTCTAAAAAATTACGAGATAGAAAATCTCAATCAAGCCCTAAAATTTTGTTAGGGCTTTTTTTCAAATTTACTTCTTAATCGCAACCTTATCTAGATTATCCATATCAACGCCTTTAATCTCAAATACATTCACTTCATAAGTGCCATCAGTCTTGCGAACTGGTATATCACCACTAATAAATATAGGTTGAGAGCTAATCAAAGTAGATTGAAACAAATTTGCCAACTTACCAGCCTTAATATCTGAATCGCAAGTTATTTTAAAAGCCAATTGTCTATCATAGGAGTTAGCAAACATTGTCTTATCGTTTTCAGTGTTGCTTTGATAAATATTAGTAGAAAAAATACGAACGCTAGCCGAATAATTAATTAGCTCACCATCATCATTTTTAATCTGACCTGAGCCAGTAGCCTTAACGAAGCCTTTGGTAACTTCGTAACTGATACGAAATTGTTCTTGTAAAATCACGGTAAATCCTTTAAAATTTTAATATCATCGGTAATAATTACACCCTAGAGACTTACCGATAAAAAAACTAGGGCGGAGTAAGTTTATAGAGATTTCAGCTCCAGCGTATTATCGTAACGCCAAACGCAAGTTACAAAAAAGGCGACTTACTCTCATTTCTCTTATTCTGACTGCGCCTTAAAATTTTGATTAAAAGCTAAAATTAGCTATAATCAACATTAAATATTTAAGTAAATTAATATATCTACTTAAATTATTTTAGTATTATAGTAAAATAATTAAAAGTTGTCAAGATGAATTTAAAAGAATATTGCAAATATTTAAACATAAGCGAACCAACTATATATAACTGGAAAAGCGATAAGCCAAATCTATATAAGATCGTTATAGAATACAAAAAAGAAAAAATCGATAATGAAAATAATTTAAGTGAGATACTAAAATACTATAATTTATTATCGGAGAAAGAAAAGGAGTATTATTTAAGCGATATAAAAGCAAGAGTATTAAAAAAGGAAATAGAATAAATGTTTACACATATTATATGTTTCTGTCTTGGAAGTATATTAACTAGTGGATATTTTTATATAGAGATAAAAAAATTAAAAAAGCAAAAAGAACAAGAAAAAATAGAAAAAGAAAAATACATAAAAGAATTAAAACAAGCAAATATAGACAAAGGTGCTAAATATGAATTTCAAATAGGAAGACATTTTAAAGGATTGGGATACAAAATATATATGAAAGGAATGAAAGAAGGAAAAAAAGATATGGGAATAGATATAATAGCATATAAAGATAAAGAAGTATTATTAATACAATGCAAAAACTCAATATACCCACTAAAACAAGATATAATAAGAAAATTCATAGGAGATTGCCATATGTATGAAAAAGAAAACAATAAGTATTTAAATAATAAAATTATAAAAAGAGTGATAGTTTCTAACTCAAATATGGATAAAGGATGCGAATTATATTTTAAACAGCATAAAGTAGAGTGCAACTTTTTACAAATTAAAGAGAATTAACGGCTTATATGATTTAAATAAGAACTAATTGCAACTAAGTTTATAATCAAGTGCATTTAGGATTTTAAATATACTTTCAAATCTAGGTTTAGAATTAGGTTTAAACATCTTATAAAAGCTTTCCATATTTAAATTTGCTTTTTTTGCTACATTCTCTAAGCCTTCGGCTTTGGAAATATAAAATATAGCTCTTTTAAGCTCCTCGATATCGCCATCTGCCAAAACTTGATTTAAATACTCCTTTCTCATTTCTGAATTATTCAAAAAATCAATAGGATCAAATTCTTTCAATGCTAGCATTTTAATTCCTTTAATAAATTTTTAGCTTTTTGTATATCTCTATCTTGACTTGATTTATCACCACCACAAAGAAATATAACTAAAACACCATTTTGAATAGTATAATACAATCTTATCCCACCTGAAACAAAAATCCTAAGCTCATATAAATCAATATCTATACTCTTAAAATCACCCAAATAATCATCATTTTTTATCTTGTCAAATCTACGCAATATAGCCGATTTAACTTTATAATCAGACAAAGAAAGATACCATTTTTCAAACTGCTTAGTATATTTTATTTCCATAACAAAAGTATATAAAAATGTAGCTTAATAGCTAATTATATAAGCTCAAAAAACTCATAACCCGAGGGTCGGGGGTTCAAGTCCCTCTCTCGCAACCAATAATCTTTAGCACACACCTACACCAATCCCATCTCTTATATCATCGATATTTAGATGGACATACTTCAAACTACTTTGTATATTTTTATGGCCTAAGTATTGCATTAGCCTATAAGCTGAAAACTTCTTTAAGCTAACCAAACGACTTGCTACTGTATGTCTTAAGGCATATTGGTTATACTCTTTAGCGTTTATTCGCTTATCAAAACCCAAAGCCTTATTCATATCCTTCCACCTTGATACACATATGCTGTGTGTCAAATTATTTATCTTACAATTCTTATAATTTTCTCTATCTAATCCTTTGTAACGCCCCCTAGCTATTGAGTAATAAACTCCCTTCAGATATCCTTCAGGTTCCTTAAGATATAACTCCATAGCTTCTGACTTTTTTAAAGATAAAGCTAAATTAATCCTATCGCATATATCACTTAAAAGTTTTAAGGTTATGCCACCTAAGGGTAAGGTTCTACTATTAGCGTTCTTAGTAGTCCCTATTTTTAATGTAGTAGAGTGTGTTTTTAAAGCTCTTAATTGCAAATTATAATCTCTTATTTTGCCAACTACACTGCTAAAAACTCTAAAATCTCATCTATATCATCAATAATAATATATCCATTTTTATCAGCTAGCCCCATATCGCCAAGAGAATCTAAAAACTCAACAAGCGGCTCCCAAAAAGATTTTTGAGTAAATATAATTTTATGCTCTTTTAGCCCAGCTTGAGATAAGGTCAATACCTCAAAGGCTTCATCCAATGTTCCAAATCCTCCAGGTAAAATAATAAAAGCAAAGCTATCTTTTATCAAAGCTTCTTTGCGCTCGTTTAAATTATTTAATGTTAGCGACTTAGTACAGTAGGGATTAAGCTGTTGTTCATTTGGTAAGATAACATTTATACCGATACTATCGCCTCCAGCTTCAAATGCTCCACGGTTTGCTGCTTCCATAATACCGCCACCTCCGCCAGTGATAACTCCATATCCAGCAGCTGCCAAAGCTTTTGCGATTTTATATGCTTTTTGGTAATGTTCACTGCTAGCATCTAATCTGGCTGAGCCAAAAATAGTTACATATTTCACGAATTAACTCCCATATCAACTCTTTTACACCATAAAAGCTCACCATCACCAAAAGTACTTCTATGTAAGATTTTAACCTTCATATCTAAATTTATATTATTAGCACTTTTGAATTCATTTGAACGATAAATTAAAATCCAATCTACTCTAGAATCTAAATTTCGTAAGAAATTTTCACCACCTTCAATCATAACAAATCTCTTTTTAAAAGCTAAATCCAAAGAATTGCTAATTATAACTTCTCTATTTGGTATATTAAAAAGTGAAATTTTAGGATCAAAATTGGCATATGATGAATAAATCAAAATATCTGGTGATTTTTTACTAAATAATCTAGCATCTAATGTAGGTCTATCAATACGCACAGTAGCTCCACCAATTACCATTAAATCAACTAAAGAACGCAAATGATGTGTATGAGTACGACTGGCCAAATTTGATATCACTC of Campylobacter vicugnae contains these proteins:
- a CDS encoding addiction module antidote protein translates to MLALKEFDPIDFLNNSEMRKEYLNQVLADGDIEELKRAIFYISKAEGLENVAKKANLNMESFYKMFKPNSKPRFESIFKILNALDYKLSCN
- a CDS encoding restriction endonuclease; its protein translation is MFTHIICFCLGSILTSGYFYIEIKKLKKQKEQEKIEKEKYIKELKQANIDKGAKYEFQIGRHFKGLGYKIYMKGMKEGKKDMGIDIIAYKDKEVLLIQCKNSIYPLKQDIIRKFIGDCHMYEKENNKYLNNKIIKRVIVSNSNMDKGCELYFKQHKVECNFLQIKEN
- a CDS encoding LOG family protein, producing the protein MKYVTIFGSARLDASSEHYQKAYKIAKALAAAGYGVITGGGGGIMEAANRGAFEAGGDSIGINVILPNEQQLNPYCTKSLTLNNLNERKEALIKDSFAFIILPGGFGTLDEAFEVLTLSQAGLKEHKIIFTQKSFWEPLVEFLDSLGDMGLADKNGYIIIDDIDEILEFLAV
- a CDS encoding tyrosine-type recombinase/integrase, which encodes MQLRALKTHSTTLKIGTTKNANSRTLPLGGITLKLLSDICDRINLALSLKKSEAMELYLKEPEGYLKGVYYSIARGRYKGLDRENYKNCKINNLTHSICVSRWKDMNKALGFDKRINAKEYNQYALRHTVASRLVSLKKFSAYRLMQYLGHKNIQSSLKYVHLNIDDIRDGIGVGVC
- a CDS encoding type II toxin-antitoxin system RelE/ParE family toxin, which encodes MEIKYTKQFEKWYLSLSDYKVKSAILRRFDKIKNDDYLGDFKSIDIDLYELRIFVSGGIRLYYTIQNGVLVIFLCGGDKSSQDRDIQKAKNLLKELKC